In Macrobrachium rosenbergii isolate ZJJX-2024 chromosome 16, ASM4041242v1, whole genome shotgun sequence, a single genomic region encodes these proteins:
- the LOC136846962 gene encoding uncharacterized protein, with product MCRGQLDQPLQSARQHHYRKGPAFLSELWVSLAHLMGTTLHSTTAYNLTENGMVERVHCSLKVALMARCTDERWKEQLAWVLLGLCTALKANGEASSAEKVYGETLAVPREFFPPEVEETRTEVCALPQDLHQQNHHQQPTRLTLLCLRLRHGGHLPLTRPYRGPHRVIKRASKAFPSTSTGGRTGSPSAG from the coding sequence atgTGCAGAGGCCAGTTGGATCAGCCACttcagagtgccagacagcatcactacagaaagggtcctgccttcctgtcagagctctgggtctccttggcacacctgatgggtacaactctacacagcacaacggcataCAACCTCACAGagaacggcatggtcgagagggtgcACTGCTCTCTTAAAGtagctctcatggcacgctgcaccgacgagaggtggaaggaacagctggcctgggtcctgctgggtctctgcactgCACTGAAAGCAAATGGTGAAGCCTCctctgctgagaaagtctacggggaaacactggccgtccccagagaattcttccctcccgaggttgaggaaACTCGCACAGAAGTTTGCGCCCTACCACAAGACCTTCATCAACAGAACCATCACcaacagcccacccgccttacactcctgTGCCTACGTCTTCGTCATGGTGGACAcctgcccttaaccaggccctacagagggccccaccgagtcatcaagcgagccagcaaagcattcccctcgacatccacgggcgggaggactggatcacctTCGGCAGGCTGA